A window from Actinomycetospora corticicola encodes these proteins:
- a CDS encoding ATP-grasp domain-containing protein: protein MSLHVLVVELPAYRPLDTLADLVAEGVRISLLARDPESAVRAAGGDPDGVLTRCIAADPEDTGTAADAVLAACADDPVHGVICTWHGSLVAAARLAQRLGLPHEEPDRLDRLQDKAEMRALLAAAGLDDTEFRRVTDARSLTDAVAALRPPLVVKPCRGSGSIGVHMVDTPEDVSAIGADGLAAPLLVERRLAGRLCSAELVVDGPEITVLGMTSRFPGPVDGVVELGGAFPAVPDGAGPALALARRVVAALGLRRSVVHVELMLTPFGPRVVEVNTRAPGNVVLRLMSRALGRTVALDMVRLACGLPASQEVLPVGQVALLQVVAEVDGRLRRAVLPPPGPRAGGRVLEAALSAEPGQAVRRPRTNRDRLGHVLVHADSVAELDTLVAAVTEEIALDVEPDPVPTTEAPVALLLRVRGTVDESTAGRYLTGAAAATSRFAVSGDLPPQAAALLARLAPGRASRPPSGTAEAPVAVLELGRTPRCAPWSGAGIGAVVGRLLDGTLHDAVVLLADGPVWRAVDVEDPAVVDPVLRFLDGEGDGPVALRIGDGSSRLLAHVDGDLLAIHARHRGRDLVADCARDALHRVGVPVRPGAGRGCATALAPLGLPGGRVRVVAAPDVVELRRRAEVAEAVVPVDDGQVVEDGRDDAGRDATGWVVIARPGINDTDGVVTAAAAVATSARLRTEALDRCHVLVLDRLGPATLVRSDGLLLDPARFRTTVFSAAPVSVWSPGATPDAVHTVDVFDPSAVVALADAVHRVRPVDRVVAASERLLDTAARLRARFGLPGADVAHVARYTDKAVMKQLASAAGIRHAPGSVVHDGDDVHAALARWGRIVLKPRRSSGSQGVTVCADVPQVEAWIAGSLAPGRFLVEAHVSGAMVHVDALVVGGRVRAWDASRYVRDTLAYQRGAPLSSVSVEEAGRDAYRAVLEAVVAAWDACDEVLHLEVFDDPDGPVFCEVAARPGGAGVVDAFRATRGVDLRHARVLLDVGGDVEELFGEPTAAHAGWTVLYSSGGRLAHYDDRPVAEAAAVRTVPCVGDVVPPSRFSGTGMSKYVFAAPCPDEVAELVALAEAGVVATFEEEDR, encoded by the coding sequence ATGTCGCTCCACGTGCTCGTCGTCGAGCTGCCCGCGTACCGGCCGCTGGACACCCTCGCCGACCTCGTCGCGGAGGGCGTGCGGATCAGCCTGCTCGCCCGCGACCCCGAGAGCGCCGTCCGCGCCGCCGGCGGGGATCCCGACGGGGTCCTCACGCGGTGCATCGCCGCCGACCCCGAAGACACCGGGACTGCCGCCGACGCGGTCCTCGCCGCCTGCGCGGACGACCCCGTCCACGGGGTGATCTGCACGTGGCACGGCAGCCTGGTCGCCGCCGCCCGACTCGCGCAGCGGCTGGGACTGCCGCACGAGGAGCCGGATCGGCTCGACCGTCTGCAGGACAAGGCGGAGATGCGGGCCCTCCTCGCCGCCGCGGGGCTGGACGACACCGAGTTCCGGCGTGTCACGGACGCCCGGTCGCTGACGGACGCCGTCGCGGCCCTCCGTCCGCCCCTGGTGGTGAAGCCGTGTCGGGGCTCCGGCTCCATCGGGGTGCACATGGTCGACACCCCCGAGGACGTGAGCGCGATCGGCGCCGACGGGCTCGCCGCCCCGCTGCTCGTCGAGCGACGCCTCGCGGGTCGGCTGTGCAGCGCCGAACTCGTCGTGGACGGTCCCGAGATCACGGTGCTGGGCATGACCTCGCGGTTCCCCGGTCCCGTCGACGGCGTCGTCGAGCTGGGCGGGGCGTTCCCCGCCGTCCCCGACGGGGCAGGACCGGCGCTGGCGCTGGCGCGCCGCGTCGTGGCGGCCCTGGGGCTCCGGCGCAGCGTCGTCCACGTCGAGCTGATGCTCACCCCGTTCGGGCCCCGCGTGGTGGAGGTGAACACCCGTGCGCCGGGGAACGTCGTCCTGCGGCTGATGTCGCGCGCGCTCGGCCGGACCGTGGCGCTGGACATGGTCCGGCTGGCGTGCGGCCTCCCGGCATCGCAGGAGGTCCTGCCGGTCGGCCAGGTGGCCCTGCTCCAGGTCGTCGCGGAGGTGGACGGCCGGCTCCGCCGGGCCGTGCTCCCGCCCCCGGGGCCGCGTGCGGGTGGACGGGTGCTCGAGGCGGCCCTGTCGGCGGAGCCCGGACAGGCCGTGCGCCGTCCCCGCACGAACCGCGACCGGCTCGGACACGTGCTGGTCCACGCCGACTCCGTCGCCGAGCTCGACACCCTCGTGGCTGCCGTCACCGAGGAGATCGCGCTCGACGTCGAGCCGGATCCCGTCCCGACGACGGAGGCGCCCGTGGCGCTGCTCCTGCGGGTGCGGGGCACCGTGGACGAGTCGACCGCCGGCCGGTACCTGACCGGCGCGGCGGCCGCGACGTCGCGGTTCGCCGTCTCGGGCGACCTGCCACCGCAGGCCGCCGCACTGCTCGCACGTCTCGCGCCCGGCCGGGCGTCGCGCCCGCCGTCGGGGACGGCGGAGGCGCCGGTCGCGGTCCTCGAACTCGGGCGGACGCCCCGCTGCGCCCCCTGGTCCGGGGCCGGGATCGGGGCCGTCGTCGGCCGACTGCTCGACGGGACGCTGCACGACGCGGTCGTGCTCCTCGCCGACGGACCCGTGTGGCGTGCGGTCGACGTCGAGGACCCGGCGGTCGTCGATCCGGTGCTGCGGTTCCTCGACGGGGAGGGCGACGGGCCCGTCGCCCTGCGGATCGGTGACGGGTCGTCGCGACTGCTCGCCCACGTGGACGGCGATCTGCTCGCGATCCACGCCCGGCATCGCGGACGGGACCTCGTCGCCGACTGCGCCCGGGACGCCCTGCACCGGGTCGGCGTCCCGGTCCGGCCCGGCGCGGGCCGGGGATGCGCGACCGCGCTCGCACCGCTCGGTCTCCCCGGCGGACGGGTCCGCGTGGTCGCGGCACCCGACGTCGTAGAGCTGCGCCGACGTGCCGAGGTGGCCGAGGCCGTCGTCCCGGTCGATGACGGCCAGGTGGTGGAGGACGGGCGCGACGACGCCGGTCGGGACGCGACGGGGTGGGTGGTGATCGCCCGCCCCGGCATAAACGACACGGACGGCGTCGTCACGGCAGCGGCGGCCGTCGCGACGAGCGCCCGGCTGCGGACCGAGGCCCTCGACCGGTGTCACGTGCTCGTCCTCGACCGGTTGGGCCCCGCCACCCTGGTCCGGTCCGACGGGCTCCTCCTCGATCCCGCCCGCTTCCGGACCACGGTGTTCTCCGCCGCTCCGGTGTCGGTCTGGAGCCCGGGCGCGACACCGGACGCGGTGCACACCGTGGACGTGTTCGACCCGTCGGCCGTCGTCGCGCTGGCGGACGCGGTGCACCGGGTCCGACCGGTCGACCGGGTGGTCGCCGCCTCCGAACGGCTCCTCGACACCGCTGCCAGGCTCCGGGCGCGGTTCGGACTCCCGGGGGCCGACGTCGCGCACGTCGCGAGGTACACCGACAAGGCCGTCATGAAGCAGCTCGCGAGCGCGGCCGGGATCCGGCACGCACCCGGCTCGGTGGTCCACGACGGGGACGACGTGCACGCGGCCCTCGCGCGCTGGGGGCGCATCGTGCTCAAGCCGCGGCGCAGCTCCGGCTCGCAGGGCGTCACGGTCTGCGCGGACGTCCCGCAGGTGGAGGCCTGGATCGCCGGGAGCCTCGCGCCGGGCCGGTTCCTGGTCGAGGCCCACGTGTCCGGGGCGATGGTCCACGTCGACGCCCTCGTGGTGGGCGGCCGTGTCCGGGCGTGGGACGCCTCCCGCTACGTCCGGGACACCCTGGCCTACCAACGGGGTGCCCCGCTGTCCTCGGTGAGCGTCGAGGAGGCCGGGCGTGACGCCTACCGCGCCGTGCTCGAGGCGGTCGTCGCGGCGTGGGACGCCTGCGACGAGGTCCTCCATCTCGAGGTCTTCGACGATCCGGACGGTCCGGTCTTCTGCGAGGTGGCCGCTCGTCCGGGCGGCGCCGGTGTGGTCGACGCCTTCCGGGCGACCCGCGGGGTGGACCTGCGGCACGCCCGGGTGCTGCTCGACGTGGGCGGCGACGTCGAGGAGCTGTTCGGCGAGCCGACGGCGGCGCACGCCGGCTGGACGGTCCTCTACTCGTCCGGCGGGCGCCTCGCGCACTACGACGACCGCCCGGTCGCGGAGGCGGCCGCCGTCCGGACGGTCCCGTGTGTCGGCGACGTCGTCCCCCCGTCCCGGTTCTCGGGCACGGGGATGAGCAAGTACGTGTTCGCGGCCCCCTGCCCCGACGAGGTGGCGGAACTCGTCGCCCTCGCCGAGGCCGGGGTCGTGGCGACCTTCGAGGAGGAGGACCGATGA
- a CDS encoding WD40 repeat domain-containing protein translates to MSSSGHNGPISGIATDRQHRVLTAGYDNRLILWDRATRRPVARAWHDHLVNSCSFSPDGRHVVSSSSDHTARVWSLPDLRLVAVLGGHGDDVETAAFSPDGRRVATASRDHHARIFDLDGRLLTVVAGHEADVLSVVWDPSGERLITSSDDGTIRTWSADDGRALGVVDMAGVETDTIAVSHDGTIYAGDDDGRLTTIDGTDRSSVAAHDAGVKRLVLDDVEPLLVSLSYDRTMRLWDVSGARPTLRVTADLPADVWPRSCAFVDSTTLVFATFGDSYRTYDVSAGAWLDEHVGPTSGVNAVVDTGDRVLCVGDEGRVSDAEDGSTVATTGSLANFLTPLGTLVLTGGQLGLVADALTGRPLHQHRSPLNCGVRFERGGVEHALVGTYTGEGLVFRVGHDREPALEFVAEIRLHDNAVKSVALSGNLIFSVAADAGATWLDTETLEVIRTVPDGHDKIANGCAGLGTEGRFVSVSRDLALREWEIGRCVRRTPTPHDHSVKCVAASSDGRLVATASYNGHAAVYDRVLDRWTVSTRLSMTGVSSLTYSERRGEFLAGCYDGTVHRLPVQDGAASDRTSVLAGALGVVR, encoded by the coding sequence GTGTCCAGCTCCGGTCACAACGGCCCCATCAGCGGGATCGCCACCGATCGGCAGCACAGGGTGCTGACCGCCGGTTACGACAACCGACTCATCCTCTGGGACCGGGCGACCCGTCGGCCGGTGGCCCGCGCGTGGCACGACCACCTGGTCAACAGCTGCTCGTTCTCGCCGGACGGGCGACACGTCGTCAGCTCGTCCAGCGACCACACCGCACGGGTCTGGTCCCTGCCGGACCTGCGTCTCGTCGCGGTGCTGGGCGGGCACGGCGACGACGTCGAGACCGCCGCCTTCAGCCCGGACGGGCGCCGGGTCGCCACGGCGAGCCGTGATCACCACGCCCGAATCTTCGATCTCGACGGCCGGCTGCTCACCGTCGTGGCGGGGCACGAGGCGGACGTGCTCTCCGTGGTGTGGGACCCCTCGGGCGAGCGTCTGATCACCTCGAGCGACGACGGCACGATCCGGACCTGGTCCGCGGACGACGGCCGGGCGCTCGGGGTCGTCGACATGGCCGGGGTCGAGACCGACACGATCGCCGTGTCGCACGACGGGACGATCTACGCCGGTGACGACGACGGTCGCCTGACCACGATCGACGGCACCGACCGCAGCTCGGTCGCGGCCCACGACGCCGGGGTCAAGCGGCTCGTGCTCGACGACGTCGAGCCGCTCCTGGTGAGCCTGAGCTACGACCGGACCATGCGGCTCTGGGACGTCTCCGGCGCCCGCCCGACCCTCCGCGTCACCGCCGACCTGCCCGCCGACGTCTGGCCCCGCTCCTGTGCCTTCGTCGACTCCACCACGCTGGTCTTCGCGACCTTCGGTGACTCCTACCGGACCTACGACGTCTCGGCGGGCGCCTGGCTCGACGAGCACGTCGGACCCACGTCGGGGGTCAACGCGGTCGTCGACACCGGGGACCGGGTGCTCTGCGTCGGCGACGAGGGTCGGGTGAGTGACGCCGAGGACGGCAGCACCGTGGCCACCACCGGCAGCCTGGCCAACTTCCTGACCCCGCTCGGGACGCTCGTCCTGACGGGCGGCCAGCTCGGTCTGGTGGCCGACGCCCTCACCGGACGTCCGCTCCACCAGCACCGTTCGCCGCTCAACTGCGGGGTCCGGTTCGAGCGCGGCGGCGTCGAGCACGCGCTGGTCGGCACTTACACCGGCGAGGGCCTGGTGTTCCGGGTCGGTCACGACCGCGAGCCTGCGCTCGAGTTCGTCGCCGAGATCCGACTGCACGACAACGCGGTGAAGTCGGTCGCGCTCTCCGGGAACCTGATCTTCTCGGTGGCGGCGGACGCGGGTGCCACCTGGCTCGACACCGAGACCCTCGAGGTGATCCGGACCGTCCCCGACGGCCACGACAAGATCGCCAACGGCTGCGCCGGCCTCGGCACCGAGGGCAGGTTCGTGAGTGTCAGCCGCGACCTCGCGCTGCGGGAGTGGGAGATCGGTCGGTGTGTCCGCCGGACCCCCACGCCCCACGACCACTCCGTGAAGTGCGTGGCGGCCTCCTCCGACGGCCGGCTCGTGGCGACCGCGAGCTACAACGGCCACGCCGCCGTCTACGACCGGGTGCTCGACCGGTGGACGGTCAGCACCCGGCTCAGCATGACCGGCGTCTCGTCCCTGACCTACAGCGAGCGCCGCGGCGAGTTCCTGGCCGGCTGCTACGACGGCACCGTGCACCGGCTGCCGGTGCAGGACGGCGCCGCCTCGGACCGGACGAGCGTCCTCGCCGGGGCGCTCGGGGTCGTCCGATGA
- a CDS encoding NADPH-dependent FMN reductase → MIVGILGSASPTSGTRTALDAVARRCRAAGHEFDLVDLAVEYRELHDVARHDAPPPGSQIAALRARVRAADALVLATPVHHGTFSGLLKNALDHLAGDEFAGRPVGLLAHGSGAKAVTGAVDSLRPVVRALQGWSTPTGVGVAAADLLDGIAPLVETRIEEMVEQIDLFLGRTRRVPEAAVGVVS, encoded by the coding sequence ATGATCGTGGGCATCCTGGGGAGCGCGTCCCCCACGTCGGGCACCCGGACGGCGCTGGACGCCGTCGCGCGGCGGTGCCGGGCCGCCGGCCACGAGTTCGATCTCGTCGACCTCGCCGTCGAGTACCGCGAGCTCCACGACGTGGCCCGGCACGACGCCCCGCCGCCGGGGAGCCAGATCGCCGCGCTCCGGGCGCGGGTCCGGGCGGCGGACGCCCTCGTGCTCGCCACGCCCGTCCACCACGGGACCTTCTCGGGCCTGCTGAAGAACGCCCTCGACCACCTCGCGGGCGACGAGTTCGCCGGGCGCCCCGTCGGCCTGCTCGCGCACGGCAGCGGGGCCAAGGCGGTCACCGGCGCCGTCGACTCCCTCCGCCCGGTGGTCCGGGCGCTGCAGGGCTGGTCCACCCCGACCGGGGTGGGCGTCGCCGCCGCCGACCTGCTCGACGGGATCGCCCCGCTCGTCGAGACCCGGATCGAGGAGATGGTCGAGCAGATCGACCTCTTCCTGGGACGGACCCGTCGGGTGCCCGAGGCGGCCGTCGGGGTGGTCTCGTGA
- a CDS encoding formylglycine-generating enzyme family protein has product MTSAAVHAGTVDLRGADLHALDDRDAMGLVPGVHDRMPDGFAHAARELGTLPDDLVAVVEDAGQSRARRLAAGTLLALVGDPRIRTEDPALVRVPGGTFRMGATTAEVERAARTWAEVGVRRDWLEKEEPQHVVALGDVVIMRYPVTHLEWLAYLTDTDTGSAPGVPTSWRFGMFPHAEANHPVWTVEAEQADDYARWLSRRTGRSFRLPTEAEWEYVAGGGADGPRAEFPWGDEPPTAEHANLVEHGPVSTTPVGCHPAGRTVHGVHDLAGNVEEYVADDYRPYPGAADVEDDLARHGTYRIARGGAFTRFGDLARIRRRHGRYPRPLYAVGFRLVEDRPSTPIREERHA; this is encoded by the coding sequence ATGACGTCGGCCGCGGTCCACGCCGGGACGGTCGACCTGCGCGGCGCCGACCTCCACGCGCTCGACGACCGCGACGCGATGGGACTCGTCCCCGGCGTCCACGACCGCATGCCCGACGGCTTCGCCCACGCGGCACGGGAACTGGGGACGCTGCCCGACGACCTGGTCGCGGTGGTCGAGGACGCCGGTCAGAGCCGGGCCCGCCGTCTGGCCGCGGGCACCCTGCTCGCGCTCGTGGGCGATCCCCGGATCCGCACGGAGGACCCGGCCCTGGTCCGGGTACCGGGTGGCACGTTCCGGATGGGTGCCACCACGGCCGAGGTCGAGCGGGCGGCCCGGACCTGGGCCGAGGTCGGCGTCCGTCGGGACTGGCTCGAGAAGGAGGAACCGCAGCACGTCGTCGCGCTCGGGGACGTCGTGATCATGCGCTACCCGGTGACCCACCTCGAATGGCTCGCCTACCTCACCGACACGGACACCGGCAGCGCCCCCGGGGTCCCGACCTCGTGGCGGTTCGGCATGTTCCCCCACGCCGAGGCGAACCACCCGGTCTGGACCGTCGAGGCCGAGCAGGCCGACGACTACGCCCGCTGGCTCTCCCGGCGGACCGGCCGCTCCTTCCGACTGCCCACCGAGGCGGAGTGGGAGTACGTCGCCGGGGGCGGTGCGGATGGGCCGCGCGCGGAGTTCCCCTGGGGGGACGAGCCGCCGACGGCCGAGCACGCGAACCTGGTCGAGCACGGGCCGGTGAGCACCACGCCCGTCGGCTGCCACCCCGCGGGGCGGACGGTCCACGGGGTCCACGACCTCGCCGGGAACGTCGAGGAGTACGTCGCCGACGACTACCGGCCCTACCCGGGCGCCGCGGACGTCGAGGACGACCTGGCGCGCCACGGGACCTACCGCATCGCGCGGGGCGGGGCCTTCACCCGCTTCGGGGATCTCGCCCGGATCCGCCGCCGCCACGGCCGCTACCCGCGCCCCCTCTACGCCGTCGGCTTCCGGCTCGTGGAGGACCGCCCGTCGACCCCGATCCGCGAGGAACGCCATGCATGA
- a CDS encoding serine O-acetyltransferase: protein MSAPGPAAPGPTVPAPTRRRERPSLRQAVVEDLVAVVERDPSCPRWAAVLHVPWWAVAAHRVAHRLHRRAPLRARLIAAAARLVTGIEIAPGAVIGRRFFIDHGIGTVIGATAIVGDDVTLHHRVTLGSRGWWNLPADPGARRHPRIGDGVRIGVGASVLGPVTVAAGTTVRAHALVLEDVP, encoded by the coding sequence ATGAGCGCGCCCGGGCCGGCCGCCCCCGGGCCGACGGTGCCCGCACCGACCCGCCGTCGGGAACGCCCGTCCCTACGGCAGGCGGTGGTCGAGGACCTCGTCGCCGTGGTGGAGCGCGACCCGTCCTGCCCGCGCTGGGCAGCCGTGCTGCACGTGCCCTGGTGGGCGGTCGCCGCTCACCGCGTGGCCCACCGGCTGCACCGACGGGCGCCCCTGCGCGCCCGGCTGATCGCCGCGGCCGCGCGGCTCGTCACCGGGATCGAGATCGCCCCGGGCGCCGTGATCGGCCGCCGCTTCTTCATCGACCACGGCATCGGCACGGTCATCGGAGCGACCGCGATCGTCGGCGACGACGTCACGCTCCACCACCGCGTCACCCTCGGTTCCCGGGGGTGGTGGAACCTCCCGGCCGACCCCGGCGCCCGTCGACACCCCCGCATCGGTGACGGGGTACGGATCGGGGTCGGTGCCTCCGTGCTCGGGCCGGTCACGGTCGCGGCGGGAACGACGGTCCGCGCCCACGCGCTCGTCCTCGAGGACGTCCCGTGA
- a CDS encoding ATP-grasp domain-containing protein — translation MTAEDHLVLLSGIGGPAAAGALPQIAAVTRAVSVVHVRAWTPGDAVRAAWDEHGFTGEFVEVDDLDGVRDAALALAGRRPVHGVVTYSELLLRPQAEITEVLHLPGNPVAAVACAQSKALQRAAFVAAGLPSPRHEVITRATELDAAAARVGFPAVLKPSLGAGSVGVRTVRSSPELHAAWDRIAEQPTAFLQHDPSAVLEARLPVDDGHEPDLAGYCSVEGLVHDGTVTTLGISDRLRLQHDCVEEGLVLPSSMGSDLAARVVACAERAIRAVGLRHGATHVEIATGDGDPRPIEVNARVGGPVCSMVAAATGRSLVADIAALALGRRVPPLPPPHATAWFRFVPVPEGDWRIAAQTPAAELLTRFPQLVYLRPRFEVGGHVTLARTQHLASFLVAAPDRATAAATAAEVERALGIDLQPVAALR, via the coding sequence GTGACCGCGGAGGACCACCTGGTCCTCCTCAGCGGGATCGGGGGACCGGCCGCGGCCGGCGCACTGCCGCAGATCGCGGCGGTGACCCGGGCGGTGAGTGTCGTCCACGTCCGGGCCTGGACGCCCGGGGACGCGGTGCGTGCGGCGTGGGACGAGCACGGCTTCACCGGCGAGTTCGTCGAGGTCGACGACCTCGACGGGGTCCGGGACGCGGCGCTCGCGCTCGCGGGTCGACGGCCCGTCCACGGCGTCGTGACGTACTCCGAGCTGCTCCTGCGTCCGCAGGCCGAGATCACCGAGGTCCTCCACCTGCCGGGCAACCCGGTCGCCGCCGTGGCGTGCGCCCAGTCGAAGGCCCTGCAGCGCGCGGCGTTCGTCGCCGCGGGACTGCCGTCCCCGCGCCACGAGGTGATCACCCGCGCGACGGAGCTCGACGCCGCGGCCGCCCGGGTCGGGTTCCCCGCCGTCCTGAAACCGTCCCTCGGCGCGGGCAGCGTCGGCGTCCGCACCGTCCGGTCCTCCCCGGAGCTCCATGCGGCCTGGGACCGCATCGCCGAACAGCCGACCGCCTTCCTCCAGCACGACCCGTCCGCGGTCCTCGAGGCCCGCCTTCCGGTCGACGACGGGCACGAACCCGACCTGGCCGGCTACTGCAGCGTCGAGGGCCTGGTGCACGACGGGACCGTGACCACCCTGGGCATCAGCGATCGGCTCCGACTGCAGCACGACTGCGTCGAGGAGGGCCTCGTCCTCCCGAGCTCGATGGGGTCCGACCTCGCCGCGCGCGTGGTCGCGTGCGCCGAGCGCGCCATCCGGGCCGTGGGGCTGCGGCACGGCGCGACGCACGTGGAGATCGCCACGGGCGACGGCGACCCGCGGCCCATCGAGGTCAACGCCCGCGTCGGCGGACCGGTCTGTTCGATGGTCGCCGCCGCGACCGGCCGGTCCCTGGTCGCCGACATCGCGGCCCTGGCCCTCGGTCGCCGGGTACCGCCCCTCCCGCCGCCGCACGCGACGGCCTGGTTCCGCTTCGTCCCGGTGCCCGAGGGCGACTGGCGGATCGCCGCGCAGACCCCGGCGGCAGAGCTCCTGACCCGCTTCCCCCAGCTCGTGTACCTGCGCCCCCGTTTCGAGGTCGGCGGGCACGTCACGCTCGCACGCACCCAGCACCTCGCGAGCTTCCTCGTCGCGGCTCCCGACCGGGCCACGGCCGCGGCGACCGCGGCGGAGGTCGAACGGGCCCTCGGGATCGACCTGCAGCCGGTGGCGGCGCTCCGATGA
- a CDS encoding pyridoxal-phosphate dependent enzyme produces the protein MTPATATAVPAAIRSALDRADSTVPRSFADVERRASARTPELGVIGRGVGHTPLAPVPSRGGRGTVWLKTEASNATGTVKARTAYALLCGVLARCDRAGLRLVEYTGGSMGVALADACARLGIDLHLVFPPGSPASLHEAARARGAAVSFGPDGGGFLGTMDAAARIAEDEDRRLLLQHAAGVAVAMHRERTGREIVDGLVRLRVDPVGVAAACGTGGTLIGVLHAMRERWSDAAGVAVFPAEAPYGDPAAPTTARRMNGTGGLGLGVRQPLLRDDEQTLRFRDMPYADALGAVRDLRSSAGIAACTSGAAAWAAASELVDDPAAPGRDAVAILAGRGTPEEWHDALD, from the coding sequence GTGACCCCGGCGACGGCGACGGCCGTCCCCGCGGCGATCCGCAGCGCGTTGGACCGGGCGGACAGCACCGTGCCCCGGTCCTTCGCCGACGTCGAACGGCGCGCCTCGGCGCGGACGCCGGAGCTGGGCGTGATCGGGCGCGGTGTCGGCCACACCCCGCTGGCCCCGGTGCCCAGCCGGGGCGGACGGGGCACGGTCTGGCTCAAGACCGAGGCCTCCAACGCGACCGGCACCGTGAAGGCCCGCACCGCCTACGCCCTGCTCTGCGGGGTCCTCGCCCGCTGCGACCGGGCCGGGCTGCGCCTGGTCGAGTACACCGGCGGCAGCATGGGCGTGGCGCTGGCCGACGCCTGTGCGCGGCTCGGCATCGACCTCCACCTGGTCTTCCCGCCGGGATCCCCTGCCTCGCTGCACGAGGCCGCCCGGGCACGCGGTGCGGCGGTCTCCTTCGGTCCCGATGGAGGCGGGTTCCTCGGGACGATGGACGCCGCCGCCCGGATCGCCGAGGACGAGGACCGTCGGCTGCTGCTCCAGCACGCCGCCGGGGTGGCGGTGGCCATGCACCGGGAGCGCACCGGCCGGGAGATCGTCGACGGACTGGTCCGGCTCCGGGTCGACCCCGTCGGCGTGGCCGCCGCCTGCGGCACGGGCGGCACCCTGATCGGGGTCCTGCACGCGATGCGCGAGCGCTGGTCGGACGCCGCGGGCGTCGCGGTCTTCCCCGCCGAGGCGCCCTACGGCGACCCGGCCGCCCCGACGACCGCGCGACGGATGAACGGCACCGGCGGGCTGGGGCTCGGCGTCCGTCAGCCGTTGCTCCGCGACGACGAGCAGACCCTGAGGTTCCGCGACATGCCCTACGCGGACGCGCTCGGAGCCGTCCGCGACCTGCGTTCGTCCGCCGGGATCGCCGCGTGCACGAGCGGCGCCGCCGCCTGGGCCGCCGCGTCCGAGCTGGTGGACGACCCCGCGGCACCAGGTCGCGACGCCGTCGCGATCCTGGCCGGCCGGGGGACACCCGAGGAGTGGCATGACGCGCTCGACTGA
- a CDS encoding GTP cyclohydrolase II codes for MHEASVRNRISLAGFRATDVTGELVTFNGLTDGREHVAYVVGDPGASPLVRIHSECLTGDVLGSTRCDCGPQLDEAVERMVLDGGVLLYMRQEGRGIGLYNKVDAYRLQDADVDTFRANEMLGRGADERDYRPAAQMLAALGIRRIRLLTNNPDKENQLRALGIDIVRVEPTEVHRTSANERYLVAKARHGHRLEVGRDLQPSAVRGDLR; via the coding sequence ATGCATGAGGCCTCGGTCCGCAACCGCATCAGTCTCGCCGGCTTCCGGGCCACGGACGTCACGGGGGAACTCGTCACCTTCAACGGGCTGACCGACGGACGCGAACACGTCGCCTACGTCGTGGGCGACCCCGGTGCGTCCCCGCTGGTCCGCATCCACAGTGAGTGCCTGACCGGTGACGTCCTCGGCTCGACCCGCTGCGACTGCGGCCCCCAGCTCGACGAGGCCGTGGAACGCATGGTTCTCGACGGCGGGGTGCTGCTCTACATGCGGCAGGAGGGGCGGGGCATCGGGCTCTACAACAAGGTCGACGCCTACCGGCTCCAGGACGCCGACGTCGACACCTTCCGCGCCAACGAGATGCTGGGTCGTGGTGCGGACGAACGCGACTACCGGCCCGCCGCGCAGATGCTCGCCGCCCTCGGGATACGCCGGATCCGGTTGCTGACCAACAACCCCGACAAGGAGAACCAGCTCCGCGCCCTCGGGATCGACATCGTGCGCGTGGAGCCCACCGAGGTGCACCGCACCTCCGCGAACGAGCGCTACCTCGTCGCGAAGGCCCGCCACGGACACCGCCTCGAGGTCGGCCGTGACCTGCAGCCCTCCGCGGTGCGGGGAGACCTCCGGTGA
- a CDS encoding class I SAM-dependent methyltransferase — MTRSTDPGTAHTGYADYRDTVASSFRSAYDAHRDRWTDDPVAAGITDFAVAAVRRHRPGAPYPDPAVRLLDIGAGRGHQSAVLAERLGADVTAVDLLPVADATAPRRGRVRHVVGDFLDLAPADGRYDVLLDNGCLHHQRPEDWARFVAHGRRLLADDGLWVLCTFLSPGPEVAFHDQADGRHNVWFTPDDLQELFTTAGLVRVDETVLDRRFAARGFDLAYLLQTFVVGGAG; from the coding sequence ATGACGCGCTCGACTGACCCGGGCACCGCCCACACCGGGTACGCCGACTACCGGGACACGGTCGCCTCCTCGTTCCGGTCGGCCTACGACGCGCACCGCGACCGGTGGACCGACGATCCCGTCGCGGCGGGCATCACCGACTTCGCGGTCGCCGCGGTCCGTCGGCACCGTCCCGGCGCGCCGTACCCCGACCCGGCCGTCCGGCTCCTCGACATCGGCGCCGGCCGCGGCCACCAGAGCGCGGTGCTCGCCGAGCGCCTCGGCGCGGACGTGACCGCGGTCGACCTGCTGCCCGTCGCCGACGCCACCGCGCCCCGACGGGGCCGGGTCCGGCACGTCGTGGGGGACTTCCTCGACCTCGCGCCCGCCGACGGCCGCTACGACGTCCTGCTGGACAACGGCTGCCTGCACCACCAGCGCCCCGAGGACTGGGCACGCTTCGTCGCCCACGGCCGGCGGCTGCTCGCCGACGACGGCCTCTGGGTGCTCTGCACCTTCCTCAGCCCGGGTCCTGAGGTCGCCTTCCACGACCAGGCCGACGGTCGCCACAACGTCTGGTTCACCCCGGACGACCTGCAGGAACTCTTCACGACGGCGGGTCTGGTCCGGGTCGACGAGACCGTCCTCGACCGTCGGTTCGCCGCCCGTGGGTTCGACCTCGCCTACCTGCTGCAGACGTTCGTCGTGGGCGGGGCCGGCTGA